From Caldicellulosiruptor hydrothermalis 108, a single genomic window includes:
- a CDS encoding LysM peptidoglycan-binding domain-containing protein, which yields MDFYLTAPDGSRLHFPINPERITVEAGNKTQTYSIVNLGDIVIPRGIVPARFSFEGFFPGELRKNASYVKDWRHPKELINLLERWKNNNTKLRLLVTETTINHDVYFDGEGSLQYEFKGGHGDCYYSLKLIEARNLVVMAENELKTKVSASSKGKTTTKRPTPPPPKIYTVKPGDSLWAIAKKTLGDGSKWKTIYELNKKVIGPDPNKIRPGMQLRIS from the coding sequence ATGGACTTTTACTTAACGGCTCCTGACGGGAGCCGTCTTCATTTTCCGATAAATCCTGAAAGAATTACAGTAGAAGCAGGGAACAAAACACAAACATACTCAATTGTCAATCTCGGTGACATAGTGATTCCACGAGGAATTGTCCCTGCGCGATTCAGCTTCGAGGGTTTTTTCCCTGGAGAGCTAAGAAAAAATGCTTCATATGTGAAAGATTGGCGACATCCCAAGGAGCTTATAAATTTGCTTGAGAGGTGGAAAAACAACAATACAAAATTGAGACTGTTAGTAACTGAAACGACAATCAATCACGATGTATATTTCGACGGTGAAGGGAGTCTGCAATATGAATTCAAAGGTGGTCATGGTGATTGCTACTATTCGCTAAAGTTGATTGAGGCAAGGAATTTAGTAGTTATGGCAGAGAATGAGTTAAAAACAAAAGTTTCTGCAAGTAGTAAAGGCAAAACTACAACAAAAAGGCCAACTCCACCGCCACCTAAAATTTACACGGTTAAGCCCGGCGACAGCCTGTGGGCAATAGCGAAGAAGACTTTAGGAGATGGCTCTAAATGGAAGACAATATATGAGCTTAACAAAAAGGTTATTGGCCCTGACCCAAACAAGATAAGGCCTGGCATGCAGCTTCGCATATCATAG
- a CDS encoding phage major capsid protein has protein sequence MSYTVYSQETLKERKRNGTYIEKVPFVLDGKIFEVEKKIVNGEMETLELTRPVGEILSSGSVEQFQDLLKKVVLDVELGREQVQLLYQPIYEKIQDSNFPRVIDAKWALYGTVIFTEHLEGEEVKFGRLQAEQGPTARIVTYTAGFEYTKELKDFNEVFAIEILNRAIGEAYNALLNHIHLYPIISFSYPAAYKTAYQGAAGDPAWLGVYKTITKGLSDAAKAKRPATVLLASSADQTNIEMALKGGHQVEGTVYPAISGIQTVIYYDGWETTVGKKTYSYPGVTPGKAYLIRPKRGFKELVKQDLRIEATSGDLSRLVESQIVAYAYRGVYAAVEENVQELTLSA, from the coding sequence GTGAGCTACACAGTATATAGCCAGGAGACATTAAAAGAAAGAAAGAGAAACGGCACCTATATAGAAAAGGTGCCTTTTGTTTTGGACGGGAAGATTTTCGAGGTTGAAAAGAAGATTGTGAATGGGGAAATGGAAACATTAGAGCTCACACGTCCTGTTGGTGAGATACTTAGTTCAGGGTCGGTTGAACAGTTTCAGGATTTACTTAAAAAAGTCGTGCTTGATGTTGAATTAGGTCGTGAACAGGTACAGCTTTTGTATCAGCCAATTTATGAGAAAATTCAAGATTCTAACTTCCCGCGAGTAATTGATGCAAAGTGGGCATTGTATGGCACAGTTATTTTCACGGAGCATTTAGAAGGTGAAGAGGTCAAGTTTGGTAGGCTCCAAGCTGAGCAGGGGCCAACAGCAAGAATAGTAACATACACTGCGGGTTTTGAATACACAAAAGAGCTCAAAGATTTCAACGAAGTATTTGCTATTGAAATTTTAAACAGGGCAATTGGTGAAGCTTATAATGCATTGCTGAATCATATACACCTGTATCCAATTATAAGCTTCAGTTATCCTGCTGCGTACAAGACAGCGTATCAGGGTGCAGCTGGAGACCCTGCTTGGTTAGGAGTTTATAAAACTATTACAAAAGGGCTTTCTGACGCTGCAAAGGCAAAAAGACCTGCAACAGTGCTCTTAGCATCGTCAGCAGACCAAACAAACATTGAAATGGCACTCAAAGGCGGACATCAAGTAGAAGGAACTGTTTATCCAGCTATTAGTGGAATTCAAACAGTAATCTATTACGATGGTTGGGAAACAACAGTTGGCAAGAAGACATACAGCTATCCTGGCGTAACTCCTGGCAAAGCATACTTGATAAGACCGAAGCGAGGATTTAAGGAACTTGTTAAACAAGATCTGAGAATCGAGGCAACAAGCGGAGATTTATCAAGACTCGTTGAGAGTCAGATTGTAGCTTATGCATACAGAGGCGTTTATGCAGCAGTGGAGGAAAATGTACAAGAGCTAACATTGAGCGCGTAA
- a CDS encoding XkdQ/YqbQ family protein, producing the protein MIDISKIKYEVFLVTPQGERISLSPFLLDLSWEENEGELATRAEAEFRNVKLQNKWLHQWLALNSKVFIYSDWGSGLQEVFRGSIFVWRFRDDSQATVGITAYDDLIYLAKSKDDRFYKAGMTAKGIIQDIARAWNIPLGTVQGPNVKLAKQIFRGDTLADMIFSVLEQAKKLGAGKWIVRSKQGKVDVIKVGSNNTVYCFTQDTNISSIEDQQDIEDLVTRVKIIGAEDKEGRAPVVAKLDGKTQFGILQEIVYQRQYDNLSAAKTAAQEILKERGQPRRQRRVAAPDIPFLRKGDKVKIVAGTLNGYYIISSIAHDATNRTMTVEVEDVG; encoded by the coding sequence ATGATTGACATTAGCAAAATTAAATATGAAGTATTCTTAGTAACGCCGCAAGGTGAGAGGATTTCACTCTCACCTTTTTTATTGGATTTGAGCTGGGAAGAGAATGAAGGTGAACTTGCAACAAGGGCAGAAGCAGAGTTTAGAAACGTGAAATTACAAAACAAATGGCTCCATCAATGGTTGGCATTAAACAGTAAGGTGTTTATCTACTCGGATTGGGGCAGTGGTCTACAAGAGGTTTTCAGAGGCAGTATATTTGTATGGCGATTTAGAGATGATAGCCAAGCAACAGTAGGTATAACTGCTTATGATGATTTGATATATCTCGCAAAGAGCAAGGATGATAGATTCTACAAAGCTGGTATGACAGCTAAGGGGATTATTCAGGATATAGCAAGGGCATGGAATATTCCACTTGGCACAGTCCAAGGGCCAAACGTCAAGTTGGCAAAGCAAATTTTTCGGGGCGATACATTGGCAGATATGATTTTTTCTGTGTTAGAGCAAGCAAAAAAACTTGGTGCTGGTAAATGGATTGTAAGAAGTAAACAAGGCAAGGTTGATGTAATTAAGGTCGGTTCAAATAATACTGTTTACTGTTTTACTCAAGATACAAACATCAGCAGTATAGAAGATCAGCAAGACATAGAAGATTTAGTAACAAGAGTGAAGATAATTGGTGCAGAAGATAAGGAAGGGAGAGCACCTGTTGTTGCTAAGCTTGATGGCAAAACTCAGTTTGGAATACTGCAAGAGATTGTATACCAAAGGCAATATGATAACCTATCAGCAGCAAAAACTGCAGCACAAGAAATTCTAAAAGAGCGTGGTCAACCACGAAGGCAAAGAAGAGTAGCAGCCCCTGATATTCCTTTTTTGCGTAAGGGTGATAAAGTAAAAATCGTTGCAGGAACTTTGAACGGCTACTATATTATCTCAAGCATAGCACATGATGCTACTAACCGTACGATGACAGTGGAGGTGGAGGATGTTGGCTAA
- a CDS encoding YmfQ family protein has translation MSDVTKYVPEFLLQSKIFQTVYNIENDELTSVENAINDILNQCFIDTATWGLKYWEQLLNIPVDENKPADYRRSVIKSKIRGAGTITVSLIKTVAEAYSNGEVEVTENVAPYTFEVKFVGTRGIPPNLDDLKNIINEIKPAHLAVTYTFTYLIWDELDSKNLTWDQFDALGLTWDELEVLK, from the coding sequence GTGAGTGATGTGACAAAGTATGTGCCAGAGTTCTTGTTACAAAGCAAGATTTTTCAAACAGTTTACAATATTGAAAACGATGAGCTGACAAGTGTTGAGAATGCTATAAACGATATTTTAAATCAATGTTTTATTGACACAGCGACTTGGGGGCTAAAATATTGGGAGCAACTGCTCAATATACCAGTTGACGAAAATAAACCTGCTGATTATAGACGCAGTGTAATAAAGTCCAAAATCAGAGGAGCAGGAACAATAACGGTTAGCCTTATAAAAACAGTTGCAGAAGCATATTCAAACGGTGAGGTTGAAGTTACTGAAAATGTTGCTCCATATACATTTGAAGTTAAGTTTGTTGGCACAAGAGGTATTCCGCCTAATCTTGATGATTTGAAAAATATTATCAATGAGATTAAACCTGCGCATTTAGCTGTAACCTACACATTTACTTATCTTATCTGGGATGAGCTTGACAGCAAAAATTTAACGTGGGACCAGTTTGACGCTTTAGGTTTAACTTGGGATGAATTGGAGGTGCTTAAATAA
- a CDS encoding phage tail sheath subtilisin-like domain-containing protein: MAGIVFQTGEQKIRPGVYVRVTNIGQPQEAIIPQGIVAALFRSSWGPLGQVTYLESIDAVTTNFGNAGTIDVAIEAFKGGCSRVVAYRLGTGGAKASLVLKDGTSIDVVKIEAKYEGVRGNNFRITVRDSLTDTTKKELLLYEGTTLLQSISFAKGTDGVGEPQALVEAISSSNSSYITATKLADGNKLLTNVTQQALTGGQDPTVDGQSYSVALSAIEAIDWNVLAIDSEDPTIHSTVQAYIDRVRNEGKRVLVVLGEPTNVPLATRLANARAFNDPAVVYVANGFKGNDGIIREGYKAAARVAGMVASADITESLTHAVVRGATEIVGALTNAEIEQAIQSGALVFTLSAAKQVQIEYGINTFVTVTADMDAGWKKIRRVRTRDNLIDRITATWEPLVGKINNSPDGRATLIAAAQGVINKMITEGALLDGTIYEDPNNPPSGDSAWFIVQVDDLDSAEKLYITFGFRFAPES; encoded by the coding sequence ATGGCTGGTATAGTTTTTCAGACAGGTGAACAAAAAATAAGACCTGGTGTGTATGTTAGAGTAACTAATATTGGGCAACCTCAAGAAGCAATCATTCCTCAAGGAATAGTTGCAGCATTGTTTAGGTCTTCTTGGGGACCTTTAGGGCAAGTTACTTATCTTGAGAGCATTGATGCTGTTACAACTAACTTTGGCAACGCTGGAACAATTGACGTTGCGATTGAAGCTTTCAAAGGCGGTTGTTCAAGAGTCGTTGCTTATAGATTGGGCACAGGAGGAGCAAAAGCAAGCTTGGTGCTCAAGGATGGAACAAGCATTGATGTAGTAAAAATCGAAGCAAAATATGAAGGTGTTAGGGGAAATAACTTTAGAATCACTGTTCGTGACTCACTGACAGACACAACAAAGAAAGAACTGTTGCTTTACGAAGGTACAACATTATTGCAAAGCATTTCCTTTGCAAAAGGCACAGATGGTGTTGGTGAACCACAAGCTTTAGTTGAAGCAATATCTTCAAGCAATTCATCATACATCACAGCAACAAAGCTTGCTGATGGCAACAAACTCTTAACAAATGTAACACAGCAAGCACTAACAGGGGGTCAGGACCCAACTGTTGATGGACAGAGCTACAGTGTTGCATTGAGTGCTATTGAAGCAATTGATTGGAATGTGCTTGCTATAGATAGCGAAGACCCTACTATACACTCAACAGTACAAGCATACATTGACAGGGTTAGGAACGAAGGAAAAAGAGTATTGGTTGTTTTAGGTGAACCAACAAATGTGCCATTAGCAACAAGATTAGCAAATGCAAGAGCTTTTAATGACCCAGCAGTTGTGTATGTTGCAAATGGCTTCAAAGGCAATGATGGTATCATCAGAGAAGGATACAAAGCTGCAGCAAGAGTAGCAGGCATGGTTGCATCTGCTGATATTACTGAATCTTTGACTCATGCAGTTGTAAGAGGTGCAACAGAAATCGTTGGAGCTTTGACTAATGCAGAGATTGAGCAAGCTATTCAATCAGGCGCGCTTGTATTTACTTTGTCTGCTGCTAAACAAGTTCAAATTGAATATGGCATCAATACTTTTGTAACTGTGACTGCGGATATGGATGCTGGGTGGAAGAAGATAAGAAGAGTCAGAACAAGGGATAATCTCATTGACAGAATTACAGCTACATGGGAGCCACTCGTTGGTAAAATCAACAACAGTCCTGATGGCAGGGCAACTTTGATTGCTGCAGCACAAGGTGTTATAAACAAAATGATTACAGAAGGAGCACTTCTGGACGGAACGATATACGAAGACCCGAACAACCCGCCCAGTGGCGATTCAGCTTGGTTTATTGTTCAGGTTGATGACCTTGACAGTGCTGAGAAACTTTACATTACTTTTGGTTTCAGGTTTGCTCCTGAATCATAA
- a CDS encoding DUF6338 family protein, translating to MDLFPETLKIILLLFPGLVALFATENMIGQDTRKRDSIDRLFIAFSYTIPAFAITIGLFKLVALIPPIGKIIEKYYQNNRLFNWYSGDTKLENFLVFLVIYIFLGFLSGILVSYFVVAQLNEKSISRRISNKIRRILNKPDIGGGISPWDKLFCNRESQVIEVIRPDGERIKGLLKDFTFAGDEVREIVLEGIKEVSEGNDYLQNVKYVYYHFNSGTIIKVFDIKEWQEALEKEGKNV from the coding sequence GTGGATTTATTTCCTGAAACATTAAAAATTATTCTTTTATTATTTCCTGGGTTGGTTGCTTTGTTTGCTACAGAAAACATGATTGGTCAGGATACCCGTAAAAGAGATTCTATAGACAGACTATTTATAGCATTCTCATATACTATTCCTGCATTTGCAATTACCATAGGGCTATTTAAGTTAGTTGCATTAATTCCACCTATTGGCAAAATAATTGAAAAATATTATCAAAATAATAGATTGTTTAATTGGTATTCTGGGGATACAAAATTAGAGAATTTTTTGGTTTTTCTTGTGATTTATATTTTTCTGGGCTTTTTATCAGGAATATTAGTTAGTTATTTTGTGGTTGCTCAATTAAATGAAAAAAGTATTTCAAGGAGAATATCTAATAAAATAAGGCGAATATTGAACAAACCAGACATTGGTGGTGGAATATCTCCTTGGGACAAACTATTTTGTAATCGAGAAAGTCAAGTAATTGAAGTTATTAGGCCTGATGGAGAACGAATAAAAGGACTGCTTAAAGATTTCACATTTGCAGGTGATGAAGTTAGAGAAATAGTATTAGAAGGAATTAAAGAGGTAAGTGAAGGAAATGATTATCTACAAAACGTGAAATATGTTTATTATCATTTTAACAGTGGGACAATAATCAAAGTTTTTGACATTAAAGAATGGCAAGAAGCTCTAGAAAAAGAAGGCAAGAACGTCTAA
- a CDS encoding DUF2634 domain-containing protein, with product MPELYPVFDMPELIEQTESIKQYGKSWLFDFEKGDFFTDSSGRILEADEHQAWVQWCIKTVLTERFAYLIYSTDYGVEIEQALKQSDRRTVETELERVITEALLIDERTEVVKDFAFEWQGDSLKVSFTVVSVFGTSERIEVTYSG from the coding sequence ATGCCAGAGCTTTATCCAGTTTTTGATATGCCAGAGTTAATAGAGCAGACAGAATCCATAAAGCAATATGGTAAGAGTTGGTTATTTGATTTTGAGAAAGGAGATTTTTTTACTGACAGCTCAGGGCGAATACTTGAAGCTGATGAGCATCAAGCATGGGTGCAGTGGTGTATAAAAACAGTTCTGACAGAACGCTTTGCATATTTGATATATAGCACTGATTATGGAGTTGAAATTGAGCAAGCACTAAAACAATCTGATCGCAGAACAGTGGAGACAGAGTTAGAAAGAGTTATTACAGAGGCTTTACTTATAGATGAGAGAACAGAAGTTGTAAAAGATTTTGCTTTTGAATGGCAAGGTGATTCTCTCAAAGTTAGCTTTACCGTTGTATCTGTATTTGGAACATCGGAGAGAATTGAGGTGACGTATAGTGGCTGA
- a CDS encoding baseplate J/gp47 family protein, with amino-acid sequence MAELPEFLNETYESILERMLSKIPDNIDKSEGSFIYDALAPVAAEIAQWIIVLKSLLDKVFVQTTYGEYLDMKAQEFGLERKPAAKATGKVTFYGQAGTIIPQGTKVATESTGEAEGIVFITLNEAVIGQDGTVTVDIEAETAGTQGNVVAGAIKLLLDPVDGVTAVTNTQATTGGTDAEDDESLRQRILAKARNPVTSGNVNHYKQWALEVAGVGDVKVFQLWSGPGTVKVVIIDSNKQPASADLDNAVYQHIEENRPIGAQVTVVSAQPLTINVSATIVRDTNYTLEQVITNVRSKITEYLKSIAFKQSYVSYAQIGSLILDSEGVLDYSNLTINGGTANIVIGDEQVAVLGEVMLSE; translated from the coding sequence GTGGCTGAATTACCTGAGTTTTTAAATGAAACCTATGAGTCGATTTTAGAACGAATGCTTTCAAAGATTCCTGATAATATTGATAAAAGTGAAGGTAGTTTTATCTATGATGCATTAGCACCAGTCGCTGCAGAAATAGCACAATGGATTATTGTTCTAAAATCCTTGCTTGATAAGGTGTTTGTGCAAACAACGTATGGAGAATATTTAGACATGAAAGCACAGGAATTTGGTTTAGAAAGGAAACCAGCAGCAAAAGCAACTGGTAAGGTAACATTTTATGGGCAAGCAGGAACTATAATACCTCAAGGAACAAAGGTTGCCACGGAAAGTACAGGAGAGGCTGAAGGTATTGTGTTTATAACCTTAAACGAAGCTGTTATTGGACAGGATGGTACAGTAACTGTTGATATAGAGGCAGAAACAGCAGGTACACAAGGAAACGTAGTTGCAGGTGCAATAAAACTCTTATTAGACCCAGTTGATGGGGTTACTGCAGTTACAAATACTCAAGCGACGACAGGGGGAACAGACGCAGAAGACGATGAAAGTCTGCGACAAAGGATATTAGCAAAAGCAAGGAATCCTGTGACGTCTGGTAATGTTAATCATTACAAGCAATGGGCATTAGAAGTTGCAGGCGTCGGTGATGTAAAGGTGTTTCAGCTCTGGAGTGGACCGGGCACGGTTAAGGTGGTAATCATCGACTCTAATAAACAACCTGCCAGCGCTGACCTTGACAATGCAGTTTATCAGCACATAGAGGAAAACAGACCGATTGGTGCACAGGTTACTGTTGTATCAGCGCAGCCTTTAACCATAAACGTTTCAGCGACAATTGTTAGGGATACAAACTACACGCTTGAGCAAGTAATAACGAATGTTAGAAGCAAGATAACAGAGTATCTAAAGAGCATAGCGTTTAAACAGTCTTACGTTAGCTATGCACAAATAGGAAGCTTGATATTAGACAGTGAAGGCGTATTGGACTATAGCAATCTTACCATTAATGGCGGGACAGCAAACATCGTAATAGGGGACGAGCAGGTTGCGGTATTGGGCGAGGTGATGCTAAGTGAGTGA
- a CDS encoding phage tail tape measure protein, with protein MESEVYRIEIPIIVDDESEKPIEEASRRISRFEKSAEKTNKMIRQYFQQIAKMKIEPYMKIRDNLTSSVIKADRLLKKLDLEKASPIITAQDRVSAVIARINAMIDAMSKGKIDVIAEMKGPLADEVVKAKAALSELNNIKTGPIAELRGELFSQLTKAMSELKNVDKLIVEPKATLKDEISLKLREIRKQLPLLTQKAWTVTLKAKDEVTGVFKKVTNALRSPLAMVGLGVGVGSAVYDSFKKAIDFEAQMSSVKALTGISNQELTKMQMLAIKMGAKTKYSALEAAQGIEELLKAGLSVKQVMSGGLEAALNLAAAGDLELADAAEIMSTAMNAFRGDAISAAQAANILAGTANASATSVQELRYSLAMVSAVASNIGMSFRDVNAALGIFANNGLKGSDAGTSLKTMLMNLIPQTKQQVEMFKRLGLITKNGTSAFFDAHGRLKSLEEIAGLLRSRLKGLTEAQRMAALEIMFGSDAIRAANILYREGAEGVRKFINEMSKVTALDVAKEKMNNAAGAIEQFRGAIETLQISALMPTMPLIRKFALWAADMAERYTPRVTKEIEKMTKGIEDYWNSLKRNERFRKLDFQGKINFVIEDLSAKFGKWFDKKAAPLVTKYGDLLGRGMIDGLLKGTTAAITSSPLLNFLLAGYIASKVPGPLSVKVTVAIGVVFLGQAGKVINWLMENSPINPENKRIIEENKKVQETAKQWKKEAEKGKVPLPNTAITKPKKSITQRILEPFRNIQRWIRGYSTGGILTRPHIGMVAENGPEAIIPLSADKRNRALALWTETGRILGVQHYTEDSLLGRIPVLSAPNSVVINAPVYLNFDLQGLIGSVVFENKNEIEKNIDALCDKIGEALKDVFNNIPKKK; from the coding sequence ATGGAAAGTGAAGTTTATCGAATAGAAATACCTATCATTGTAGACGATGAAAGCGAGAAACCTATTGAAGAAGCAAGCAGGAGAATAAGCAGATTTGAAAAAAGCGCTGAAAAGACAAACAAGATGATTAGGCAGTATTTTCAGCAGATAGCTAAGATGAAAATTGAGCCTTACATGAAAATAAGGGACAATCTCACATCATCGGTGATAAAAGCCGATAGATTGCTGAAAAAGCTTGATTTAGAAAAGGCTTCCCCAATCATCACTGCACAAGATAGAGTAAGTGCAGTAATTGCACGTATCAATGCAATGATTGACGCAATGAGTAAAGGCAAGATAGATGTTATAGCTGAAATGAAAGGGCCACTTGCCGATGAAGTTGTCAAAGCTAAAGCTGCCTTAAGTGAGCTGAATAACATCAAAACAGGACCTATTGCTGAGCTAAGAGGAGAATTATTTAGTCAGTTGACTAAAGCCATGTCTGAGTTAAAAAACGTTGACAAGTTAATTGTAGAACCAAAGGCAACGTTGAAGGATGAGATCAGTTTAAAACTACGCGAAATCAGAAAACAGCTACCACTGCTGACCCAAAAAGCATGGACTGTTACACTAAAAGCAAAAGATGAAGTTACAGGAGTATTTAAAAAAGTTACTAATGCTTTGAGGAGCCCACTTGCAATGGTAGGACTTGGTGTTGGCGTAGGTTCAGCAGTGTATGACTCATTCAAAAAAGCAATAGACTTTGAAGCTCAGATGTCTTCCGTCAAAGCGCTTACAGGAATTAGCAATCAGGAATTAACAAAAATGCAAATGCTGGCTATTAAGATGGGGGCAAAGACAAAATATTCAGCACTTGAAGCAGCACAAGGTATAGAAGAGCTACTTAAAGCAGGTTTGTCGGTAAAACAAGTTATGAGCGGAGGACTTGAAGCGGCACTGAATTTAGCTGCTGCAGGCGACTTGGAATTAGCAGATGCTGCTGAAATTATGTCTACTGCAATGAATGCTTTTAGGGGAGATGCAATTTCAGCAGCACAAGCAGCAAATATCTTGGCAGGAACAGCTAATGCATCGGCAACATCGGTGCAGGAGTTACGATATTCACTGGCTATGGTATCGGCTGTTGCTTCTAACATTGGTATGAGCTTTAGAGATGTTAACGCTGCACTTGGTATCTTTGCAAATAATGGATTAAAAGGGTCTGACGCGGGTACTTCTTTAAAAACTATGCTGATGAATTTGATACCGCAGACAAAACAACAAGTTGAGATGTTCAAAAGACTTGGGTTGATAACTAAGAATGGGACAAGTGCTTTCTTTGATGCACATGGCAGGTTAAAGTCACTTGAAGAAATTGCAGGGTTGCTAAGAAGTAGGCTAAAAGGTCTGACTGAGGCACAGCGCATGGCTGCACTTGAAATTATGTTCGGTTCAGATGCAATCAGAGCTGCTAACATTCTCTATCGTGAAGGCGCAGAAGGTGTCAGAAAATTCATAAATGAAATGAGCAAAGTAACAGCTCTTGATGTTGCAAAAGAAAAAATGAACAATGCAGCAGGTGCCATAGAGCAGTTCAGAGGCGCTATTGAAACGCTTCAAATTTCAGCTCTTATGCCTACAATGCCACTGATTCGCAAATTTGCACTTTGGGCTGCTGATATGGCTGAAAGGTATACTCCAAGAGTTACAAAAGAGATTGAAAAGATGACAAAGGGTATAGAAGATTATTGGAACAGTTTGAAACGTAACGAAAGATTTAGAAAGTTGGATTTTCAAGGAAAGATAAATTTTGTCATAGAAGACCTGAGTGCTAAGTTTGGTAAATGGTTCGATAAAAAAGCTGCACCGCTTGTTACAAAGTATGGAGATTTATTGGGCAGGGGAATGATTGATGGACTACTAAAGGGTACAACGGCAGCAATTACATCCAGTCCTTTGCTTAACTTCTTACTTGCTGGTTATATAGCATCAAAAGTGCCTGGCCCACTATCTGTTAAGGTTACTGTTGCAATAGGAGTTGTATTCCTTGGGCAGGCAGGCAAGGTAATAAATTGGTTGATGGAGAATAGTCCTATAAATCCTGAAAACAAAAGAATAATTGAAGAAAACAAAAAAGTGCAAGAAACAGCAAAGCAATGGAAAAAAGAAGCAGAAAAAGGAAAAGTACCATTGCCTAATACTGCCATTACAAAACCAAAAAAGAGTATCACACAGAGAATATTAGAACCATTTAGAAATATTCAGAGATGGATTAGAGGATACTCTACGGGTGGTATTTTAACGCGTCCCCACATCGGTATGGTAGCTGAGAATGGTCCAGAAGCTATTATTCCTTTGTCAGCCGATAAAAGAAATAGAGCTTTGGCTTTATGGACAGAGACAGGCAGAATATTAGGAGTTCAGCATTATACTGAGGACAGCCTTTTAGGCAGAATTCCTGTATTGTCTGCGCCAAATTCTGTTGTAATAAATGCACCTGTCTACTTAAACTTTGATTTGCAAGGATTGATAGGAAGTGTAGTTTTTGAAAATAAAAATGAAATTGAAAAGAATATCGATGCGTTGTGCGATAAAATAGGTGAGGCTTTAAAAGATGTATTTAACAATATCCCAAAAAAGAAATGA
- a CDS encoding phage tail assembly chaperone, translated as MAEIEREELLANEETMLQDISGVLEAMQTIETYETFTVVRNGKKLFSFRVRGLGEDEVEDCRKKATKMVKDRRVGGLALPQEFDSAKFSSLLIYTATHPEDKAKLWDNKTLWEKAGEDILSGYQLIDKVLKRGEKDAVIELIEKLSGYEETLIDTIKNS; from the coding sequence ATGGCTGAGATTGAAAGAGAAGAACTTTTAGCAAATGAAGAAACAATGTTGCAAGACATCAGCGGTGTTTTAGAAGCAATGCAGACAATAGAAACATATGAAACATTCACTGTAGTTAGAAACGGGAAAAAATTGTTTAGCTTTAGAGTCAGAGGTTTAGGCGAAGATGAGGTTGAAGATTGTCGCAAAAAGGCAACAAAAATGGTCAAAGACAGGCGAGTGGGTGGCTTAGCATTGCCCCAGGAATTTGACTCGGCTAAGTTTAGCTCATTGCTTATCTACACAGCGACACATCCTGAAGATAAAGCAAAACTTTGGGACAACAAAACATTGTGGGAAAAAGCAGGAGAAGATATTCTTTCTGGTTATCAGTTGATTGATAAAGTGCTCAAACGAGGAGAAAAAGACGCAGTTATTGAACTAATAGAAAAACTTAGCGGTTATGAGGAGACGTTGATTGATACAATAAAAAACTCATAA
- a CDS encoding DUF2190 family protein, giving the protein MAYVGQPIPTTVYNVNAGKVSDGKSVRVTVPENTTIEAGKFYMLDGFLGCAMQSVTTGAGQTAEVVLSIEQAEYETDQIDTTQNFAKGTKIYWDNINKRFTETETGNRLAGIVTQSKDANNVICFILAPQV; this is encoded by the coding sequence ATGGCTTATGTAGGACAGCCAATACCAACAACTGTTTACAATGTTAATGCTGGCAAGGTTAGCGATGGAAAAAGTGTAAGGGTTACAGTGCCTGAGAATACAACGATAGAGGCAGGCAAGTTTTATATGCTCGATGGCTTTTTAGGCTGTGCAATGCAGAGTGTTACAACCGGAGCAGGACAAACTGCAGAAGTGGTTTTAAGTATTGAACAAGCAGAGTATGAAACAGACCAAATTGATACAACTCAAAACTTTGCAAAAGGGACAAAGATTTATTGGGACAACATTAATAAGCGATTTACTGAAACAGAAACAGGTAATAGACTTGCTGGCATTGTTACACAAAGCAAAGATGCTAATAATGTAATTTGCTTCATATTAGCACCACAAGTATAA